Proteins from one Megalopta genalis isolate 19385.01 chromosome 1, iyMegGena1_principal, whole genome shotgun sequence genomic window:
- the Snx3 gene encoding sorting nexin 3 isoform X1: protein MADTTVDATRRLNVKKQTLDDAYAAPANFLEIDVINPITHGVGKKRYTDYEVRMRTNLPVFKVKDSTVRRRYSDFEWLRNELERDSKIVVPPLPGKAWKRQMPFRGDDGIFEEDFIEDRRKGLEEFVNKIAGHPLAQNERCLHMFLQEAVIDKNYVPGKIRNT, encoded by the exons ATGGCAGATACGACCGTGGACGCGACACGCCGTTTAAATGTTAAAAAACAGACCCTAGACGACGCTTATGCAGCGCCTGCAAATTTCCTCGAGATTGACGTGATTAATCCAATCACACACGGCGTTGGCAAGAAACGGTATACCGATTATGAAGTTCGCATGAGG ACAAACCTACCAGTTTTTAAAGTTAAAGATTCTACAGTAAGGAGAAGGTATAGTGACTTTGAATGGCTAAGGAATGAATTAGAAAGGGATAGCAAG attGTAGTGCCTCCATTACCAGGGAAGGCCTGGAAACGCCAGATGCCTTTTCGAGGAGATGATGGTATTTTTGAAGAAGATTTTATTGAAGATCGAAGAAAAGGCTTAGAGGAATTTGTTAATAA AATAGCAGGACACCCACTAGCTCAGAATGAAAGATGTTTACACATGTTTCTGCAAGAAGCTGTAATAGACAAGAACTACGTACCTGGAAAAATACGTAATACATAG
- the Snx3 gene encoding sorting nexin 3 isoform X2 produces the protein MADTTVDATRRLNVKKQTLDDAYAAPANFLEIDVINPITHGVGKKRYTDYEVRMRTNLPVFKVKDSTVRRRYSDFEWLRNELERDSKIVVPPLPGKAWKRQMPFRGDDGIFEEDFIEDRRKGLEEFVNNRTPTSSE, from the exons ATGGCAGATACGACCGTGGACGCGACACGCCGTTTAAATGTTAAAAAACAGACCCTAGACGACGCTTATGCAGCGCCTGCAAATTTCCTCGAGATTGACGTGATTAATCCAATCACACACGGCGTTGGCAAGAAACGGTATACCGATTATGAAGTTCGCATGAGG ACAAACCTACCAGTTTTTAAAGTTAAAGATTCTACAGTAAGGAGAAGGTATAGTGACTTTGAATGGCTAAGGAATGAATTAGAAAGGGATAGCAAG attGTAGTGCCTCCATTACCAGGGAAGGCCTGGAAACGCCAGATGCCTTTTCGAGGAGATGATGGTATTTTTGAAGAAGATTTTATTGAAGATCGAAGAAAAGGCTTAGAGGAATTTGTTAATAA CAGGACACCCACTAGCTCAGAATGA